Proteins from a genomic interval of Motacilla alba alba isolate MOTALB_02 chromosome 11, Motacilla_alba_V1.0_pri, whole genome shotgun sequence:
- the SETD6 gene encoding N-lysine methyltransferase SETD6 yields MSGAVTAPVRGSSTATEVPQSPEVPPGLDTPAKRQVVVPGSHREAHSELRPSGEVLGGWTPQRRTASPPGQESAFPPLLPGPFCPFLATVSPAHGGGAPAYPGRARAGPRGAGPRVGSVMASAPKRFKAAVESGAQGKSSADPLSGFLAWCGRAGVELNPKVRLSREGAVAGYGMLAAEELEAGEVLFTIPRTALLSQHTTSIHALLQEAQESLQSQSGWVPLLLALLHEYTASSSHWQPYFSLWQDFRSLDHPMFWPQEERTRLLQGTGIPEAVDKDLANIQLEYNSIILPFMETHPDIFDPKLHTLELYKELVAFVMAYSFQEPLEEEEEDEKGPNPPMMVPVADILNHVANHNANLEYSPQCLRMVTTQPVKKGQEIFNTYGQMANWQLLHMYGFAEPYPGNSHDTADIQMVTLRRAALQRAKSEAQRQLVSEQWDFLCQLEMVGEEGAFVLGWDEVLTEEELSMTLKVLCMSEEEFKEYKEQDGWEDDSDEEENSTLSNEALSRLKTPCKKLLYDSVLLTLESYGADLKAEQDLLNNKEAYKKLSRREQQALHVRYGQKRILHQLLELVQ; encoded by the exons ATGTCTGGAGCTGTGACCGCACCGGTGCGCGGCTCCTCGACAGCCACGGAGGTACCGCAGTCCCCCGAGGTGCCCCCCGGGCTGGACACACCCGCAAAAAGACAAGTGGTGGTCCCTGGATCCCACCGAGAGGCTCATTCGGAGCTCAGACCCTCCGGGGAGGTGCTCGGAGGCTGGACCCCACAGAGACGGACTGCGAGTCCCCCCGGGCAGGAGAGCGCGTTTCCGCCGCTGCTCCCCGGCCCTTTCTGTCCCTTTTTGGCCACCGTTAGCCCGGCCCACGGGGGCGGAGCCCCAGCCTACCCCGGAAGGGCCCGAGCGGGACCACGTGGTGCGGGACCACGTGTCGGCAGCGTCATGGCGTCGGCGCCCAAGAGGTTCAAG GCGGCGGTCGAGAGCGGCGCCCAGGGGAAGAGTAGCGCCGACCCCCTCTCCGGGTTCCTGGCGTGGTGCGGGCGGGCTGGGGTGGAGCTGAACCCCAAG GTCcgcctgagcagggagggcgCGGTGGCGGGGTACGGGATGCTGGCCGCCGAGGAGCTGGAGGCGGGAGAGGTGCTGTTCACCATCCCTCGCACGGcgctgctgtcccagcacacCACCTCCATCCACGCACTCCTGCAGGAAG CCCAGGAGTCGCTGCAGAGCCAGTCTGGTTGGGTCCCTCTCCTGCTGGCCTTGCTCCACGAGtacacagccagcagctcccactggcaGCCGTATTTCTCCCTCTGGCAGGACTTCCGGAGCCTGGACCACCCCATGTTCTG GCCTCAAGAAGAGCGAACAAggctcctgcagggcacaggcatCCCAGAAGCTGTGGACAAGGATCTAGCTAACATCCAGCTGGAGTACAACTCCATCATCCTGCCTTTCATGGAGACCCACCCCGACATCTTTGACCCCAAACTGCACACTCTGGAGTTGTACAAGGAGCTGGTGGCATTTGTCATGGCTTACAG CTTTCAGGAACCtttggaggaggaagaagaggatgaGAAGGGGCCAAATCCTCCCATGATGGTGCCTGTAGCAGATATTTTGAATCATGTGGCCAATCACAATGCCAACCTGGAATACTCTCCT caatGTCTGAGGATGGTAACAACACAGCCCGTGAAGAAAGGACAGGAGATCTTCAACACGTACGGGCAGATGGCCaactggcagctgctgcacatgTACGGCTTCGCAGAGCCCTACCCCGGCAACAGCCACGACACAGCCGACATCCAGATGGTGACACTGCGCAGGGCGGCGCTGCAGC GCGCCAAAAGTGAAGCGCAGCGGCAGCTGGTCTCAGAGCAGTGGGACTTCTTGTGCCAGCTGGAGATGGTGGGGGAGGAAGGTGCCTTTGTGCTTGGCTGGGATGAAGTGCTGACAGAGGAAGAGCTGTCCATGACTCTCAAG GTGCTCTGCATGTCAGAAGAAGAATTCAAGGAGTATAAGGAGCAAGATGGCTGGGAAGACGACAGTGATGAAGAGGAAAACTCTACCCTTTCAAATGAGGCACTCTCCAGGCTTAAAACCCCTTGCAAGAAGCTCCTTTATGACAGTGTGCTGCTGACCCTGGAGTCCTACGGGGCAGAcctgaaagcagagcaggactTGCTAAACAACAAGGAGGCTTACAAGAAACTGAGTCGAAGGGAGCAGCAAGCGCTGCACGTGCGCTATGGACAGAAGAGGATCTTGCATCAGCTGCTAGAGCTGGTACAATAG
- the LOC119705750 gene encoding SNF-related serine/threonine-protein kinase-like, with amino-acid sequence MAGAQGCGEGKIAGLYDLERTLGKGHFAVVKLARHVFTGQRVAVKVIDKSKLAGEAAGQLLQEVRCMKLVQHPNVVRLYEVIDTHAKLYLILELGDGGDMFDHIMRHEGGLAEPRAKHYFAQIVHAISYCHKLHVVHRDLKPENVVFFQEQGVVKLTDFGFSNRFQPGKMLTTSCGSLAYSAPEILLGDEYDAPAVDIWSLGVILYMLVCGHPPFQEANDSETLTMIMDCRYTIPPHVSAECADLMSRMLQRDPKQRASLEQIEGHTWLQGVDPSPASRSLLPLTSHKRVSEEEHEIILQAMMCGNIADRDTIQEALEADRYNHITATYFLLAERMLREKQEKQGHRLSLVYNLAKEVQSRPNLSETFGSVGSAGSLLPFTEIGGLAGASRLPPGGDIGGRQPTGTLLKVPAVDTTITKSTPALQQICEEEEEDEEEEERPSAMERKSSSLNQEQMRAFLRAHRPPGRGEVWGPGVELGGRGGRSGTAWAGKGVSGGRGPPMLRGNGGEPLRREEDTEPGGSSTTPATLPSPADTSPGQGEQIGPAQQSVESSGPEGGAESVIKLDPGKGKGGSLRDRLLQFPFCEKALAFKLRPGSKESLLSLGQFNCCHVI; translated from the exons ATGGCCGGGGCGCAGGGCTGCGGCGAGGGCAAGATCGCGGGGCTCTACGACCTGGAGCGCACGCTGGGCAAGGGCCACTTTGCGGTGGTGAAGCTGGCCCGGCACGTCTTCACTGGGCAGCGCGTGGCCGTCAAGGTGATCGACAAGAGCAAGCTGGcaggggaggcggcggggcagctcctgcaggaggtACGCTGCATGAAGCTGGTGCAGCACCCCAACGTGGTGCGCCTCTACGAGGTCATCGACACCCACGCCAAGCTGTACCTCATCCTGGAGCTGGGCGACGGTGGGGACATGTTTGACCACATCATGCGGCACGAGGGCGGCCTGGCCGAGCCGCGCGCCAAGCACTACTTTGCCCAGATCGTCCATGCCATCTCCTACTGCCACAAGCTCCACGTGGTGCACCGCGACCTCAAGCCCGAGAACGTGGTCTTCTTCCAGGAGCAAGGGGTGGTCAAACTCACCGACTTTGGCTTCAGCAACCGCTTCCAGCCCGGCAAGATGCTCACCACCAGCTGCGGCTCCCTGGCCTACTCGGCACCAGAGATCCTGCTTGGGGATGAGTACGATGCCCCGGCTGTTG ACATCTGGAGCCTGGGAGTCATCCTCTACATGCTGGTGTGCGGCCACCCCCCCTTCCAGGAGGCCAACGACAGCGAGACCCTCACCATGATCATGGACTGCCGCTACACCATCCCCCCGCACGTCTCGGCAGAGTGCGCTGA TCTCATGTCCAGGATGCTGCAGCGGGACCCGAAGCAGCGAGCGTCCCTGGAGCAGATTGAGGGCCACACGTGGCTGCAGGGGGTGGACCCGTCCCCTGCCAGCcgctccctgctgcccctcaccTCTCACAAGCGCGTGTCTGAGGAGGAGCACGAGATCATCCTCCAGGCCATGATGTGCGGGAACATTGCGGATCGGGACACCATCCAGGA GGCGCTGGAAGCTGACCGCTACAACCACATCACGGCCACGTACTTCCTGCTGGCAGAGAGGATGCTGCgggagaagcaggagaagcagggCCACCGCCTCAGTCTCGTTTACAACCTGGCCAAGGAGGTACAGAGCAG GCCCAACTTGTCAGAGACATTTGGCTCTGTGGGCAGCGCCGGCAGCCTCCTGCCCTTCACGGAGATAGGTGGCCTCGCCGGGGCATCCCGGCTGCCCCCTGGGGGGGACATTGGCGGCCGGCAGCCCACTGGGACCCTGCTGAAGGTCCCTGCCGTTGACACCACCATCACCAAGAGCACCCCGGCCCTGCAGCAGATctgtgaggaggaagaggaggacgaggaggaggaggagaggccCAGCGCAAtggagaggaagagcagctctCTGAACCAGGAGCAGATGCGAGCCTTCCTGCGCGCCCAccgcccgcccggccgcggGGAGGTCTGGGGGCCGGGGGTTGAGCTGGGGGGCCGGGGAGGGCGCTCGGGGACggcctgggctgggaagggagtGAGTGGGGGCCGGGGTCCCCCCATGCTGCGGGGAAATGGAGGTGAGCCCCTAAGGAGGGAGGAGGACACAGAGCCTGGGGGCTCCTCA ACAACTCCTGCCACCCTCCCAAGTCCTGCAGACACGTCCCCGGGGCAGGGGGAACAGATCGGCCCGGCCCAGCAGTCGGTGGAGAGCTCAGGCCCTGAAGGGGGCGCAGAGAGTGTGATCAAGCTGGACCCGGGCAAGGGCAAGGGGGGCAGCCTGCGGGACAGGCTCCTGCAGTTCCCGTTCTGCGAAAAAGCCCTGGCCTTCAAACTCCGGCCGGGCTCCAAGGAGAGCCTCTTATCACTGGGGCAGTTCAACTGCTGCCATGTCATTTAA